The Vicia villosa cultivar HV-30 ecotype Madison, WI linkage group LG1, Vvil1.0, whole genome shotgun sequence genome includes a region encoding these proteins:
- the LOC131631089 gene encoding ethylene-responsive transcription factor ERF024-like encodes MHISTLTIFTNIIQTILFFFFLIHPIIFITQPFTSSLHFLLQFTLFQTTMSSSSSKRHPTYHGIRSRGGKWVTEIREPRKTNRIWLGTFSTPEMAAAAYDVAALALKGREAVLNFPDRASMYPVPASNSSDDIRDAATAAAEFMNAESSNDTGFEVNPSYQPDQFLDEEAIYSMPSLMVAMAEGMMLSPPRMNPPPSDYSHDQYYTMGQSLWNHF; translated from the coding sequence ATGCATATATCTACTCTTACTATCTTCACTAACATAATTCAAAccattctcttcttcttcttcttaattCATCCAATCATTTTCATAACTCAACCTTTTACTTCAAGTTTACACTTTTTGCTGCAATTTACATTATTTCAAACAAccatgtcttcttcttcttccaaaaGACATCCAACATACCACGGAATTCGAAGCCGGGGAGGAAAATGGGTGACTGAAATCCGCGAGCCTCGCAAAACCAACCGCATATGGCTGGGCACATTCTCTACCCCTGAGATGGCAGCCGCAGCTTATGACGTTGCGGCTTTGGCTCTCAAAGGTCGGGAGGCAGTGCTAAACTTTCCTGACAGGGCTAGCATGTATCCCGTACCGGCTTCCAATTCTTCTGATGACATACGCGATGCTGCAACTGCTGCAGCTGAATTCATGAACGCTGAATCCAGCAATGACACTGGTTTTGAAGTTAATCCTTCGTATCAACCTGATCAGTTTCTTGATGAGGAAGCTATATACTCCATGCCAAGTTTGATGGTAGCAATGGCGGAGGGAATGATGCTTTCACCTCCCAGAATGAATCCACCACCCTCTGATTACTCACATGATCAATATTACACTATGGGACAAAGTTTGTGGAACCATTTTTGA